A window from Rhea pennata isolate bPtePen1 chromosome 1, bPtePen1.pri, whole genome shotgun sequence encodes these proteins:
- the DIS3 gene encoding exosome complex exonuclease RRP44 isoform X2, with amino-acid sequence MLTARTFLKRTRAGAVVKVVREHYLREDIPCGAAACALCAARPDGGGGLEARPGGAASRLCPGPHYLLPDTNLLLHQIDILEDPVIKNVIVLQTVLQEVRNRSAPVYKRVRDMIANPEKHFYSFTNEHHRETYIEQEQGETSNDRNDRAIRVAVKWYSEHLNKMKNEEKIQVIFLTNDRNNKEKALEEGITAYTCEEYIKSLIANPDLVDRLACVSDEGKEIESGKIFFPEHLPLSKLQQGIKSGIYLQGTYRASRDNYLEATVWVHGDAEENKEIIIQGLKHLNRAVHEDIVAVELLAKDEWVAPSSVVLQDDSQNEDDIENEEEKENILKASVNKNMLRPTGKVVGIIKRNWRPFCGMLSKSQIKEARRHLFTPADRRIPRIRIETRQADTLEGQRIIVAIDGWPRNSRYPNGHFVKSLGNAGDKETETEVLLLEHDVPHQPFSQAVLSFLPKMPWSITEEDMKYREDLRQLCVCSVDPPGCTDIDDALHCRELENGNLEVGVHIADVSHFIRPGNALDEESAKRGTTVYLCEKRIDMVPELLSSNLCSLRSNVDRLAFSCIWEMNHKAEILKTRFTKSVINSKASLTYAEAQMRIDSAGMNDDVTTSLRALNKLAKILKKKRIDNGALTLSSPEVRFHMDSETHDPIDLQTKELKETNSMVEEFMLLANISVAQKIYDEFSEFALLRKHPAPPPSNYDILVKAAKSKNLEIKTDSAKALAESLDKAESPAFPYLNTLLRILTTRCMMQAVYFCSGMDNDFHHYGLASPIYTHFTSPIRRYADIIVHRLLAVAIGADSTYPELTDKHKLADLCKNLNYRHKMAQYAQRASVAFHTQLFFKTKGVVNEDAYILFVRKNAIVVLIPKYGLEGTVFFEEKDKPKTRLEFNSEVPSLTVEDTTFHVFDKVKVNIMLDASNIQHQKIRMVLVEPKILGRDVPANPTTETSVSNEPEKKKKKLQQ; translated from the exons ATGCTGACCGCGCGGACGTTCCTGAAGCGCACGCGGGCGGGCGCCGTGGTGAAGGTGGTGCGCGAGCACTACCTGCGCGAGGACATCCcctgcggcgccgccgcctgcgccctctgcgccgcccgcccggacggcggcggcggcctcgaggcgcggcccggcggcgccgccagcCGCCTCTGCCCCGGCCCGCACTACCTCCTGCCGGACACCAACCTCCTCCTGCACCAG ATTGATATACTTGAAGATCCCgttattaaaaatgtcattgtgCTACAGACAGTTTTACAAGAAGTCAGGAATCGGAGTGCGCCAGTATACAAGCGAGTTAGAGACATGATTGCAAAccctgaaaaacatttctattcctTCACCAATGAACATCATCG AGAAACATACATAGAGCAAGAGCAAGGAGAAACGTCTAATGACCGCAATGACAGAGCCATTCGGGTAGCAGTAAAATGGTACAGTGAACActtgaacaaaatgaaaaatgaggagAAGATCCAAGTTATTTTCCTAACAAATGACAGGAATAATAAAGAGAAAGCTCTAGAGGAAGGGATAACTGCTTATACAT GTGAGGAGTATATAAAAAGCTTGATAGCTAATCCTGATCTTGTAGACCGTCTTGCTTGTGTATCTGATGAAGgg aaagaaatagagagcggaaaaatattttttccagaacatCTTCCTCTTAGCAAATTACAGCAAGGAATAAAATCTGGTATTTACCTCCAAGGAACCTATAGAGCAAGCAGAGATAATTATCTTGAAGCTACTGTTTGGGTTCATGGAgatgctgaagaaaacaaagag ataatTATACAAGGACTTAAACATTTAAATCGAGCAGTTCATGAAGACATTGTAGCTGTGGAGTTGTTGGCAAAAGATGAATGGGTAGCACCATCTTCAGTTGTCTTACAAGATGACAGCCAGAATGAAGATGACATTgaaaatgaagaggagaaagaaaacatt TTGAAGGCTTCTGTTAACAAGAACATGCTGAGACCTACAGGAAAAGTAGTGGGCATTATAAAGCGAAACTGGAGACCATTTTGTGGCATGCTTTCCAAATCACAGATCAAAGAG GCAAGGCGTCATTTGTTTACACCAGCTGATCGCAGAATTCCCCGCATTCGAATAGAAACCAGACAAGCAGATACATTAGAAGGACAAAGAATAATTGTTGCTATTGATGGTTGGCCCAGGAATTCCAGGTATCCTaat GGTCATTTTGTAAAGAGCTTAGGAAATGCTGGAGATAAAGAGACTGAGACAGAAGTTCTTCTGCTTGAACATGATGTTCCCCATCAACCTTTCTCCCAGGCTGTCCTTAGTTTCCTACCAAAGATGCCATGGAGCATCACAGAAGAG gaTATGAAATACAGGGAGGACTTAAGGCAGCTGTGTGTCTGTAGTGTAGATCCTCCTGGCTGTACAGATATTGATGATGCATTACACTGTAGAGAATTAGAAAATGGAAATCTGgag gtTGGTGTACATATTGCAGATGTCAGTCATTTTATTCGACCAGGAAATGCTTTGGATGAGGAATCAGCAAAAAGAGGAACAACAGTGTACCTGTGTGAAAAA agaatTGATATGGTTCCAGAGTTACTTAGCTCCAACTTGTGTTCCTTGAGATCTAATGTGGACAG GCTTGCATTTTCATGTATATGGGAGATGAACCATAAGGCTGAAATTCTAAAGACCAGATTTACAAAGAGTGTTATTAATTCCAAG gcATCTCTCACGTATGCTGAAGCACAGATGAGAATTGATTCAGCAGGCATGAATGATGATGTTACTACCAGCTTACGTGCACTAAACAAATTAGCAaaaattttgaagaagaaaagaattgatAATGG AGCTTTAACACTTTCTTCACCAGAAGTTCGTTTCCACATGGACAGTGAAACTCATGATCCCATCGATCTACAAACTAAGGAGCTTAA AGAAACAAATTCCATGGTTGAAGAGTTCATGTTGCTTGCCAATATCTCTGTAGCACAAAAAATATATGATGAGTTCTCAGAGTTTGCCTTGCTCCGAAAACATCCTGCTCCTCCCCCATCAAATTATGACATACTTGTGAAAGCAGCAAAGTCTAAG AATTTGGAAATTAAGACAGATTCAGCAAAGGCATTAGCTGAGTCTTTAGACAAAGCTGAGTCTCCTGCTTTCCCATACCTAAATACACTGTTGCGAATTTTGACCACTCGATGCATGATGCAAGCTGTCTATTTCTGTTCTGGAATGGATAATGATTTTCATCACTACGGTTTAGCATCACctatttatacacactttaCCTCACCCATCAGAAG GTATGCTGACATTATAGTACATCGACTTTTGGCAGTGGCTATAGGAGCAGACAGTACATACCCAGAACTTACAGATAAACACAAACTAGCAGATCTCTGTAAAAATCTCAATTACCGACATAAAATGGCTCAATATGCACAAAGAGCATCTGTTGCATTTCATACACAG CTGTTCTTTAAAACCAAAGGAGTGGTGAATGAAGATGCATATATATTATTTGTAAGAAAGAATGCAATTGTGGTCCTGATTCCCAAATATGGATTAGAAGGAACAgtcttttttgaagaaaaagataagcCAAAAACAAGGCTCGAGTTCAACAGTGAG GTACCATCACTTACTGTGGAAGACACAACATTCCATGTATTTGACAAAGTTAAAGTGAACATTATGTTAGATGCTTCTAACATTCAACATCAGAAAATTCGCATGGTATTGGTAGAACCAAAG ATACTAGGAAGAGATGTGCCTGCAAATCCAACTACAGAGACAAGTGTCAGCAATGaaccagagaaaaagaaaaagaaattacaacaATAG
- the DIS3 gene encoding exosome complex exonuclease RRP44 isoform X1, whose product MEQLILDVISRHVEEKKIDILEDPVIKNVIVLQTVLQEVRNRSAPVYKRVRDMIANPEKHFYSFTNEHHRETYIEQEQGETSNDRNDRAIRVAVKWYSEHLNKMKNEEKIQVIFLTNDRNNKEKALEEGITAYTCEEYIKSLIANPDLVDRLACVSDEGKEIESGKIFFPEHLPLSKLQQGIKSGIYLQGTYRASRDNYLEATVWVHGDAEENKEIIIQGLKHLNRAVHEDIVAVELLAKDEWVAPSSVVLQDDSQNEDDIENEEEKENILKASVNKNMLRPTGKVVGIIKRNWRPFCGMLSKSQIKEARRHLFTPADRRIPRIRIETRQADTLEGQRIIVAIDGWPRNSRYPNGHFVKSLGNAGDKETETEVLLLEHDVPHQPFSQAVLSFLPKMPWSITEEDMKYREDLRQLCVCSVDPPGCTDIDDALHCRELENGNLEVGVHIADVSHFIRPGNALDEESAKRGTTVYLCEKRIDMVPELLSSNLCSLRSNVDRLAFSCIWEMNHKAEILKTRFTKSVINSKASLTYAEAQMRIDSAGMNDDVTTSLRALNKLAKILKKKRIDNGALTLSSPEVRFHMDSETHDPIDLQTKELKETNSMVEEFMLLANISVAQKIYDEFSEFALLRKHPAPPPSNYDILVKAAKSKNLEIKTDSAKALAESLDKAESPAFPYLNTLLRILTTRCMMQAVYFCSGMDNDFHHYGLASPIYTHFTSPIRRYADIIVHRLLAVAIGADSTYPELTDKHKLADLCKNLNYRHKMAQYAQRASVAFHTQLFFKTKGVVNEDAYILFVRKNAIVVLIPKYGLEGTVFFEEKDKPKTRLEFNSEVPSLTVEDTTFHVFDKVKVNIMLDASNIQHQKIRMVLVEPKILGRDVPANPTTETSVSNEPEKKKKKLQQ is encoded by the exons atggagcagctcattctggatgtcatctccaggcatgtggaggaaaagaag ATTGATATACTTGAAGATCCCgttattaaaaatgtcattgtgCTACAGACAGTTTTACAAGAAGTCAGGAATCGGAGTGCGCCAGTATACAAGCGAGTTAGAGACATGATTGCAAAccctgaaaaacatttctattcctTCACCAATGAACATCATCG AGAAACATACATAGAGCAAGAGCAAGGAGAAACGTCTAATGACCGCAATGACAGAGCCATTCGGGTAGCAGTAAAATGGTACAGTGAACActtgaacaaaatgaaaaatgaggagAAGATCCAAGTTATTTTCCTAACAAATGACAGGAATAATAAAGAGAAAGCTCTAGAGGAAGGGATAACTGCTTATACAT GTGAGGAGTATATAAAAAGCTTGATAGCTAATCCTGATCTTGTAGACCGTCTTGCTTGTGTATCTGATGAAGgg aaagaaatagagagcggaaaaatattttttccagaacatCTTCCTCTTAGCAAATTACAGCAAGGAATAAAATCTGGTATTTACCTCCAAGGAACCTATAGAGCAAGCAGAGATAATTATCTTGAAGCTACTGTTTGGGTTCATGGAgatgctgaagaaaacaaagag ataatTATACAAGGACTTAAACATTTAAATCGAGCAGTTCATGAAGACATTGTAGCTGTGGAGTTGTTGGCAAAAGATGAATGGGTAGCACCATCTTCAGTTGTCTTACAAGATGACAGCCAGAATGAAGATGACATTgaaaatgaagaggagaaagaaaacatt TTGAAGGCTTCTGTTAACAAGAACATGCTGAGACCTACAGGAAAAGTAGTGGGCATTATAAAGCGAAACTGGAGACCATTTTGTGGCATGCTTTCCAAATCACAGATCAAAGAG GCAAGGCGTCATTTGTTTACACCAGCTGATCGCAGAATTCCCCGCATTCGAATAGAAACCAGACAAGCAGATACATTAGAAGGACAAAGAATAATTGTTGCTATTGATGGTTGGCCCAGGAATTCCAGGTATCCTaat GGTCATTTTGTAAAGAGCTTAGGAAATGCTGGAGATAAAGAGACTGAGACAGAAGTTCTTCTGCTTGAACATGATGTTCCCCATCAACCTTTCTCCCAGGCTGTCCTTAGTTTCCTACCAAAGATGCCATGGAGCATCACAGAAGAG gaTATGAAATACAGGGAGGACTTAAGGCAGCTGTGTGTCTGTAGTGTAGATCCTCCTGGCTGTACAGATATTGATGATGCATTACACTGTAGAGAATTAGAAAATGGAAATCTGgag gtTGGTGTACATATTGCAGATGTCAGTCATTTTATTCGACCAGGAAATGCTTTGGATGAGGAATCAGCAAAAAGAGGAACAACAGTGTACCTGTGTGAAAAA agaatTGATATGGTTCCAGAGTTACTTAGCTCCAACTTGTGTTCCTTGAGATCTAATGTGGACAG GCTTGCATTTTCATGTATATGGGAGATGAACCATAAGGCTGAAATTCTAAAGACCAGATTTACAAAGAGTGTTATTAATTCCAAG gcATCTCTCACGTATGCTGAAGCACAGATGAGAATTGATTCAGCAGGCATGAATGATGATGTTACTACCAGCTTACGTGCACTAAACAAATTAGCAaaaattttgaagaagaaaagaattgatAATGG AGCTTTAACACTTTCTTCACCAGAAGTTCGTTTCCACATGGACAGTGAAACTCATGATCCCATCGATCTACAAACTAAGGAGCTTAA AGAAACAAATTCCATGGTTGAAGAGTTCATGTTGCTTGCCAATATCTCTGTAGCACAAAAAATATATGATGAGTTCTCAGAGTTTGCCTTGCTCCGAAAACATCCTGCTCCTCCCCCATCAAATTATGACATACTTGTGAAAGCAGCAAAGTCTAAG AATTTGGAAATTAAGACAGATTCAGCAAAGGCATTAGCTGAGTCTTTAGACAAAGCTGAGTCTCCTGCTTTCCCATACCTAAATACACTGTTGCGAATTTTGACCACTCGATGCATGATGCAAGCTGTCTATTTCTGTTCTGGAATGGATAATGATTTTCATCACTACGGTTTAGCATCACctatttatacacactttaCCTCACCCATCAGAAG GTATGCTGACATTATAGTACATCGACTTTTGGCAGTGGCTATAGGAGCAGACAGTACATACCCAGAACTTACAGATAAACACAAACTAGCAGATCTCTGTAAAAATCTCAATTACCGACATAAAATGGCTCAATATGCACAAAGAGCATCTGTTGCATTTCATACACAG CTGTTCTTTAAAACCAAAGGAGTGGTGAATGAAGATGCATATATATTATTTGTAAGAAAGAATGCAATTGTGGTCCTGATTCCCAAATATGGATTAGAAGGAACAgtcttttttgaagaaaaagataagcCAAAAACAAGGCTCGAGTTCAACAGTGAG GTACCATCACTTACTGTGGAAGACACAACATTCCATGTATTTGACAAAGTTAAAGTGAACATTATGTTAGATGCTTCTAACATTCAACATCAGAAAATTCGCATGGTATTGGTAGAACCAAAG ATACTAGGAAGAGATGTGCCTGCAAATCCAACTACAGAGACAAGTGTCAGCAATGaaccagagaaaaagaaaaagaaattacaacaATAG